From Streptomyces sp. CMB-StM0423, a single genomic window includes:
- a CDS encoding glycosyltransferase family 4 protein: protein MRISFLISNAYAVGGTVRTTFTLARALAEQHDVEIVSVFRREDEPFFDAGPHVPVRALLDARPGSPRYAADDPDHARPARHYPPADGRYGQYSVLTDRLLATHLRHLGADAVIGTRPGLNVALARHTRRGVLRVGQEHLTFASHPRQLRVALSAAYPRLHAVVTMTEADARAYHEHLRLPGVAVTAIPNGVPAPGVPPSDNTARCVVAAGRLAPLKHFDHLVKAFDRVADAHPDWQLRIYGTGPRHDALRAQIDRLGLYNHVLLMGAVHPMEAEWPRGSIAAHTSVLESFGLSIAEAMRGGLPVVATDCPLGPREIIHDGEDGILVPPRKPAAVARGLLRLIGDEDLRQEMGTAALANAARFDPARAAERYDDLFARLHAHRPTLPLTGTVLGGLYAHRTREDAAAA, encoded by the coding sequence ATGCGGATCTCCTTCCTGATCAGCAACGCGTACGCAGTCGGGGGCACCGTCCGCACCACCTTCACCCTCGCCCGCGCGCTCGCCGAGCAGCACGACGTGGAGATCGTCTCGGTCTTCCGGCGCGAGGACGAGCCGTTCTTCGACGCCGGGCCGCACGTGCCCGTACGCGCCCTCCTCGACGCCCGCCCCGGCAGCCCCCGCTACGCCGCCGACGACCCCGACCACGCCCGCCCCGCGCGCCACTACCCGCCCGCGGACGGCCGCTACGGGCAGTACAGCGTGCTCACCGACCGGCTGCTGGCCACGCACCTGCGGCACCTCGGCGCCGACGCGGTCATCGGCACCCGCCCCGGGCTCAACGTCGCCCTCGCCCGGCACACCCGCCGCGGCGTGCTGCGCGTCGGGCAGGAGCACCTGACGTTCGCCTCCCACCCGCGGCAGTTGCGGGTGGCGCTGAGCGCCGCGTACCCGCGGCTGCACGCCGTCGTCACCATGACGGAGGCCGACGCCCGCGCGTACCACGAGCACCTGCGGCTGCCGGGCGTGGCGGTGACCGCCATCCCCAACGGCGTGCCGGCCCCCGGTGTGCCGCCGTCCGACAACACCGCCCGCTGCGTCGTGGCCGCCGGCCGGCTGGCGCCGCTCAAGCACTTCGACCACCTGGTCAAGGCGTTCGACCGGGTCGCGGACGCGCACCCCGACTGGCAGTTGCGGATCTACGGCACCGGCCCCCGCCACGACGCGCTGCGCGCCCAGATCGACCGCCTCGGCCTGTACAACCACGTCCTCCTCATGGGCGCCGTGCACCCGATGGAGGCGGAGTGGCCGAGGGGCTCGATCGCCGCGCACACCTCGGTGCTGGAGTCGTTCGGGCTGTCCATCGCCGAGGCGATGCGCGGCGGCCTGCCGGTCGTGGCGACCGACTGCCCGCTCGGCCCGCGCGAGATCATCCATGACGGCGAGGACGGCATCCTCGTGCCGCCGCGCAAGCCGGCGGCCGTCGCCCGCGGGCTGCTGCGGCTCATCGGCGACGAGGACCTGCGCCAGGAGATGGGCACCGCGGCGCTGGCGAACGCCGCGCGCTTCGACCCGGCGCGCGCCGCGGAGCGCTACGACGACCTCTTCGCCCGCCTGCACGCCCACCGCCCGACGCTGCCGCTGACCGGCACGGTGCTCGGCGGGTTGTACGCCCACCGCACCCGGGAGGACGCGGCGGCCGCCTGA
- the ctaD gene encoding aa3-type cytochrome oxidase subunit I gives MGTTEAAPAPAPAPPRARRHGSVVVDWLTTTDHKKIGHLYLITSFIFFLFAGLLAMVMRAELARPGMQILSHEQFNQSFTIHGTIMLLLFATPTFAGFANEIMPLQIGAPDVAFPRLNMLSYWLFLFGGLIVLSSYLTPSGPADFGWFAYAPLNGPVHSPGVGADLWIMGLALAGFGTILGAVNFLTTIVTMRAPGMTMFRMPIFTWNTLFTSILVLMAFPVLAAALLVLESDRRFGSVVFDGAVGGAVLWQHMFWFFGHPEVYIIALPFFGIISEIIPVFSRKPIFGYVMLVAATIAITGLSIMVWAHHMFATGAVLLPFFSLASFLIAVPTGVKFFNWIGTMVNGSLSFETPMLWAIGFLVSFLFGGLTGVLLASPPLDFHVTDTYFVVGHFHYVVFGTVVFATFAGFYFWWPKFTGKMLDERLGKIHFWTLFVGFHATFLVHHWLGVEGMPRRYADYLDADGFTTLNTISTIGAFLLGASTLPFLYNLWHTAKEGEKVDVDDPWGFGRSLEWATSCPPPRHNFTTLPPIRSESPAFDLHHPYAVATARREEPEQRDGQGDGQGSREP, from the coding sequence ATGGGGACGACAGAGGCGGCACCGGCACCGGCACCTGCTCCCCCGCGCGCCCGGCGGCACGGCTCGGTGGTCGTGGACTGGCTGACCACCACGGACCACAAGAAGATCGGGCATCTCTACCTGATCACCTCATTCATCTTCTTCCTCTTCGCCGGCCTGCTCGCGATGGTGATGCGGGCGGAGCTGGCCAGGCCGGGGATGCAGATCCTCAGCCACGAGCAGTTCAACCAGTCGTTCACGATCCACGGCACGATCATGCTGCTGCTCTTCGCCACCCCGACGTTCGCCGGGTTCGCCAACGAGATCATGCCGCTGCAGATCGGCGCGCCCGACGTGGCGTTCCCGCGGCTGAACATGCTGTCGTACTGGCTGTTCCTCTTCGGCGGGCTGATCGTGCTGAGCAGCTATCTGACGCCGAGCGGGCCCGCGGACTTCGGCTGGTTCGCGTACGCGCCGCTGAACGGCCCGGTGCACTCCCCCGGCGTGGGCGCGGACCTGTGGATCATGGGACTGGCGCTGGCGGGCTTCGGCACCATCCTGGGCGCGGTCAACTTCCTCACCACGATCGTCACGATGCGCGCGCCCGGCATGACGATGTTCCGGATGCCGATCTTCACCTGGAACACCCTGTTCACCTCGATCCTCGTACTGATGGCGTTCCCGGTGCTGGCCGCGGCGCTGCTGGTGCTGGAGTCCGACCGGCGCTTCGGCTCGGTCGTCTTCGACGGGGCCGTGGGCGGAGCGGTGCTGTGGCAGCACATGTTCTGGTTCTTCGGCCACCCGGAGGTCTACATCATCGCGCTGCCGTTCTTCGGCATCATCAGCGAGATCATCCCGGTCTTCTCCCGCAAGCCGATCTTCGGCTACGTGATGCTGGTCGCCGCCACCATCGCGATCACGGGTCTGTCGATCATGGTCTGGGCGCACCACATGTTCGCCACCGGGGCGGTGCTGCTGCCGTTCTTCTCCCTCGCGTCGTTCCTGATCGCGGTGCCCACGGGGGTGAAGTTCTTCAACTGGATCGGCACGATGGTCAACGGCTCGCTGTCGTTCGAGACGCCGATGCTGTGGGCGATCGGGTTCCTGGTCAGCTTCCTCTTCGGCGGTCTCACGGGCGTGCTGCTGGCCTCGCCGCCGCTGGACTTCCATGTGACGGACACGTACTTCGTCGTCGGCCACTTCCACTACGTGGTCTTCGGGACGGTGGTGTTCGCGACGTTCGCGGGCTTCTACTTCTGGTGGCCGAAGTTCACCGGAAAGATGCTGGACGAGCGGCTGGGGAAGATCCACTTCTGGACCCTCTTCGTCGGCTTCCACGCCACGTTCCTCGTGCACCACTGGCTGGGCGTGGAGGGCATGCCGCGGCGGTACGCGGACTACCTCGACGCCGACGGCTTCACCACGCTCAACACGATCTCCACCATCGGCGCCTTCCTGCTCGGCGCCTCCACACTGCCGTTCCTGTACAACCTGTGGCACACGGCCAAGGAGGGCGAGAAGGTCGACGTGGACGACCCGTGGGGCTTCGGCCGCTCCCTGGAGTGGGCCACGTCGTGCCCGCCCCCGCGGCACAACTTCACCACCCTGCCGCCGATCCGCTCCGAGTCCCCGGCCTTCGACCTGCACCACCCCTACGCCGTCGCCACGGCGCGGCGGGAGGAGCCGGAGCAGCGGGACGGGCAGGGGGACGGGCAGGGGTCGCGGGAGCCGTAG
- a CDS encoding I78 family peptidase inhibitor, translating to MATPPNLPTPSPNPDDDPENYVGLAAADAEERARDRGWTTVRSLPPGAIITMEFMGGRLNFTVQDGRVTRSWVG from the coding sequence ATGGCGACACCACCGAACCTGCCGACACCGTCCCCGAATCCCGACGACGACCCCGAGAACTACGTCGGCCTGGCCGCCGCCGACGCCGAGGAGCGGGCCAGGGACCGCGGCTGGACCACGGTCCGCTCGCTGCCCCCGGGGGCCATCATCACCATGGAGTTCATGGGCGGACGGCTCAACTTCACCGTCCAGGACGGCCGGGTCACGCGCTCCTGGGTCGGCTAG
- a CDS encoding phosphatase PAP2 family protein has translation MTRTRLWLFWSSLAVYAAIVAGVVTTSWLVHLDWQLMLFRPYKQWPEFHAFLDYFVVLGQRAPTAVAVLAWLGWRAWRQHTLRPLFMLAGSLLLLNVTVGAAKIGMGRLGPHYATQIGSNEMWAGGDIFPSGHTANAVVTWGVVAYLATTPRARRTASVVCAMVALGVGGTTVYLGTHWLSDVLLGWVAGLLVLLALPWFEPGVARAEAWLLHLRDRLRGSPAAGPSAPASLSPLATRVSIVSQRPTGTGAPSTREMARVSSGSGTAARPDTWPHLAPRPHTTRHERPPVTPAGHRRPPQSDRPGGRPQARAGG, from the coding sequence ATGACCAGGACCCGGCTGTGGCTGTTCTGGTCGTCGCTGGCCGTCTACGCGGCGATCGTCGCGGGCGTCGTGACCACGTCGTGGCTGGTGCACCTCGACTGGCAACTGATGCTCTTCCGGCCGTACAAGCAGTGGCCGGAGTTCCACGCCTTCCTGGACTACTTCGTGGTGCTCGGGCAGCGCGCCCCCACCGCCGTCGCCGTGCTGGCCTGGCTCGGCTGGCGCGCCTGGCGGCAGCACACCCTGCGCCCGCTGTTCATGCTGGCAGGCTCGCTGCTCCTGCTGAACGTCACGGTCGGCGCGGCGAAGATCGGCATGGGCCGGCTCGGCCCGCACTACGCCACCCAGATCGGCTCGAACGAGATGTGGGCCGGCGGCGATATATTCCCTTCGGGTCACACCGCGAACGCCGTCGTGACCTGGGGTGTCGTGGCCTATCTGGCGACGACGCCGCGGGCTCGCAGGACCGCCTCCGTGGTCTGCGCGATGGTGGCGCTGGGCGTCGGCGGCACGACCGTCTACCTCGGTACGCACTGGCTCAGCGACGTACTCCTCGGCTGGGTCGCCGGCCTGCTGGTGCTGCTGGCCCTGCCCTGGTTCGAGCCCGGCGTGGCCCGAGCGGAGGCGTGGCTGCTGCACCTGCGCGACCGGCTGCGCGGCTCGCCGGCCGCCGGACCGTCCGCGCCGGCCTCGCTGTCGCCGCTGGCCACGCGCGTGTCGATCGTCTCGCAGCGCCCCACGGGCACCGGCGCACCGAGCACCAGGGAGATGGCCCGGGTCAGTTCGGGCTCCGGCACCGCCGCCCGGCCCGACACCTGGCCGCACCTGGCGCCGCGCCCGCACACCACGCGGCACGAGCGCCCTCCCGTCACCCCGGCCGGCCACCGCCGCCCGCCGCAGTCGGACCGTCCCGGCGGCCGGCCGCAGGCGCGCGCGGGCGGCTGA
- a CDS encoding MFS transporter: MSGTATATSPPRDVPGAHVGGAGRWTVLAVLCSSLLLVALDATVLHVAVPALTEDLKPGAVDLLWIVDAYPLVAASLLILFGTLGDRVGRRRVLLLGYAIFGLASALAAAASDPHVLIAARALLGVGGAMIMPATLSILRQVFPDRRERAAAIGLWSATAAVGAAIGPLLGGFLLEHFWWGSVFLINIPLMVIAVPVGRWLLPESTADRAGPWDVLGALIAAVGLFGVVLGLKQAGAGDGPLHPAVVAPLLLGGALLVLFVRRQRRRAHPLVDFDVISCRSFGTAVGCIVLALLALVGLQLVAVQYMQLVLGLSPLETGLRLIPLTVAAVAAGLAGSRMVARLGPRAMVALGFLVTAVAVTGLISLGEEDRPLVLCAGFVLLGYGLETTIFGAYESMLSETPAEQAGGVAAIGETSYQLGAGIGIALLGSVMNAVYRPALGTVPGVPSSASDAAGNSLGEAYETAAELGGAAGATLRDAARDAFVQGMHVTLAVSAGLLLLGALTALRLPRSMECGEPGEAGGGPAKGAGEAAGAGPVAPLGVRRQRGAADGVRDGGGRGRKRGAGPGRVRRVQDVTPRAERLDDAEYAQVASGRDPEGPPEDDSHGLKHYAAVQPRRSAGS; encoded by the coding sequence ATGTCAGGGACGGCCACGGCCACGAGCCCGCCGCGGGACGTTCCCGGCGCCCACGTCGGCGGTGCCGGACGCTGGACCGTGCTGGCCGTCCTCTGCTCCAGCCTGCTGCTCGTCGCCCTCGACGCGACCGTCCTGCACGTCGCCGTCCCCGCGCTCACGGAAGACCTCAAGCCCGGCGCCGTCGACCTGCTGTGGATCGTCGACGCCTACCCCCTCGTCGCCGCCTCCCTGCTGATCCTCTTCGGCACCCTCGGCGACCGCGTCGGCCGCCGCCGCGTGCTGCTCCTCGGCTACGCGATCTTCGGCCTGGCCTCCGCGCTCGCCGCCGCGGCGAGCGACCCGCACGTGCTGATCGCCGCCCGCGCCCTCCTCGGCGTCGGCGGCGCCATGATCATGCCCGCCACGCTGTCGATCCTGCGCCAGGTCTTCCCCGACCGCCGCGAGCGCGCCGCGGCGATCGGGCTGTGGAGCGCCACCGCCGCCGTGGGCGCGGCCATCGGGCCGCTGCTCGGCGGCTTCCTGCTGGAGCACTTCTGGTGGGGCTCGGTCTTCCTGATCAACATCCCGCTGATGGTGATCGCCGTGCCCGTCGGCCGCTGGCTGCTGCCGGAGTCCACCGCCGACCGGGCGGGACCCTGGGACGTCCTCGGCGCGCTGATCGCCGCCGTCGGCCTCTTCGGCGTCGTCCTCGGGCTCAAGCAGGCGGGCGCGGGCGACGGGCCGCTGCACCCGGCCGTCGTCGCGCCGCTGCTCCTCGGCGGCGCCCTGCTCGTCCTCTTCGTCCGCAGGCAGCGCCGCCGCGCCCACCCCCTCGTCGACTTCGACGTCATCTCCTGCCGGTCCTTCGGCACCGCCGTCGGCTGCATCGTGCTCGCGCTCCTGGCCCTCGTGGGGCTGCAGCTCGTCGCCGTGCAGTACATGCAGCTCGTCCTCGGCCTCAGCCCGCTGGAGACCGGGCTGCGGCTGATCCCGCTGACCGTCGCCGCCGTGGCCGCGGGCCTCGCCGGCTCCCGGATGGTCGCCAGGCTCGGCCCGCGCGCCATGGTCGCCCTCGGCTTCCTGGTCACCGCCGTCGCCGTCACCGGGCTGATCAGCCTGGGCGAGGAGGACCGGCCGCTGGTGCTGTGCGCGGGCTTCGTGCTGCTGGGGTACGGGCTGGAGACGACCATCTTCGGCGCGTACGAGTCGATGCTCAGCGAGACGCCCGCGGAGCAGGCCGGCGGGGTCGCGGCCATCGGCGAGACCTCGTACCAGCTCGGTGCGGGCATCGGCATAGCGCTCCTCGGCAGCGTCATGAACGCCGTCTACCGGCCCGCGCTCGGCACCGTGCCCGGCGTGCCGTCGAGCGCCAGTGACGCGGCGGGCAACTCGCTCGGCGAGGCGTACGAGACCGCGGCCGAGCTGGGCGGCGCGGCGGGGGCCACGCTGCGGGACGCCGCGCGGGACGCGTTCGTGCAGGGCATGCACGTCACGCTGGCCGTCAGCGCCGGGCTGCTGCTGCTCGGTGCGCTCACGGCGCTGCGGCTGCCGCGGTCGATGGAGTGCGGTGAGCCCGGCGAGGCGGGCGGCGGCCCGGCGAAGGGCGCAGGCGAGGCGGCGGGCGCCGGTCCCGTGGCGCCGCTCGGGGTGCGCCGGCAGCGGGGTGCGGCGGACGGCGTGCGGGACGGCGGCGGGCGGGGGCGGAAGCGGGGTGCGGGGCCCGGGCGCGTACGGCGTGTGCAAGACGTCACGCCGCGCGCGGAGAGGCTGGACGACGCCGAATACGCGCAAGTAGCGTCGGGCCGTGACCCCGAGGGACCGCCGGAGGACGACAGCCATGGGCTCAAGCACTACGCCGCCGTTCAACCCCGCCGATCCGCTGGGAGTTGA
- a CDS encoding acyl-CoA dehydrogenase family protein, whose product MGSSTTPPFNPADPLGVDDLLGPEDLAVRDTVRGWAADRVLPHIADWYERGELPGIRELARELGAMGALGMSLTGYGCAGASAVQYGLACLELEAADSGIRSLVSVQGSLAMYAIWRFGSEEQKQRWLPRMATGEVIGCFGLTEPDHGSDPAGMRTYAKRDGTDWVLTGRKMWITNGTVAGVAVVWARTDDGIRGFAVPTDAPGFSAPEIKHKWSLRASVTAELVLDEVRLPADAVLPEATGLRGPLSCLTHARYGIVWGAMGAARASFDAALDYARTREQFGKPIGGFQLTQAKLADMAVELHKGVLLAHHLGTRMDAGTLRPEQVSFGKLNNVREAIEICRTARTILGANGISLEYPVMRHATNLESVLTYEGTVEMHQLVLGKALTGLDAFRG is encoded by the coding sequence ATGGGCTCAAGCACTACGCCGCCGTTCAACCCCGCCGATCCGCTGGGAGTTGACGACCTCCTCGGCCCCGAGGACCTCGCCGTCCGCGACACCGTGCGCGGCTGGGCCGCCGACCGCGTGCTGCCGCACATCGCCGACTGGTACGAGCGCGGCGAACTGCCCGGCATCCGCGAACTGGCCCGCGAGCTGGGTGCGATGGGCGCCCTGGGCATGTCGCTCACGGGCTACGGCTGCGCCGGCGCCTCCGCCGTGCAGTACGGGCTGGCCTGCCTGGAGCTGGAGGCCGCCGACTCCGGCATCCGCTCGCTGGTCTCCGTGCAGGGCTCGCTCGCGATGTACGCCATCTGGCGGTTCGGCTCCGAGGAGCAGAAGCAGCGGTGGCTGCCGCGGATGGCCACCGGCGAGGTCATCGGCTGCTTCGGCCTGACCGAGCCGGACCACGGCTCCGACCCGGCCGGGATGCGCACGTACGCGAAGCGCGACGGCACCGACTGGGTGCTGACCGGACGCAAGATGTGGATCACCAACGGCACGGTGGCCGGCGTCGCCGTCGTGTGGGCCCGTACCGACGACGGCATCCGCGGCTTCGCCGTGCCCACGGACGCGCCCGGCTTCAGCGCGCCCGAGATCAAGCACAAGTGGTCGCTGCGCGCATCGGTCACCGCCGAGCTGGTCCTCGACGAGGTGCGGCTGCCCGCCGACGCGGTGCTGCCGGAGGCCACCGGGCTGCGCGGCCCGCTGAGCTGCCTGACGCACGCCCGCTACGGGATCGTCTGGGGCGCCATGGGCGCGGCCCGCGCCTCCTTCGACGCGGCGCTCGACTACGCCCGTACCCGCGAGCAGTTCGGCAAGCCCATCGGCGGCTTCCAGCTCACCCAGGCCAAGCTCGCCGACATGGCCGTCGAGCTGCACAAGGGCGTGCTGCTCGCGCACCACCTCGGTACGCGGATGGACGCCGGCACGCTGCGCCCGGAGCAGGTCAGCTTCGGCAAGCTCAACAACGTCCGCGAGGCGATCGAGATCTGCCGGACGGCCCGCACGATCCTCGGGGCGAACGGCATCTCGCTGGAGTACCCGGTGATGCGGCACGCCACGAACCTGGAGTCGGTGCTGACGTACGAGGGCACGGTGGAGATGCACCAGCTCGTGCTGGGCAAGGCGCTGACGGGGCTGGACGCGTTCCGGGGCTGA
- a CDS encoding cell division protein SepF gives MGSVRRASAWLGLVDDNEDERYYDGYEDDSADTPQADAAWTTDPRVRVASQVAQEQGRRIATVSPDGFRDARGIGELFREGVPVIVNLTMLDAADAKRVVDFAAGLTFGLRGSIERVATRVFLLTPAEYAIVPGEVPRSTQGGFFNQS, from the coding sequence ATGGGATCGGTACGCAGGGCTAGTGCCTGGCTCGGCCTCGTCGACGACAACGAAGACGAGCGCTACTACGACGGGTACGAAGACGACAGCGCGGACACCCCCCAGGCAGACGCCGCCTGGACGACGGACCCGCGCGTGCGCGTGGCGTCCCAGGTCGCCCAGGAGCAGGGGCGCCGAATCGCCACCGTGTCGCCGGACGGGTTCCGCGACGCGCGCGGAATCGGCGAGCTCTTCCGCGAGGGCGTCCCCGTCATCGTGAACCTCACGATGCTGGACGCCGCCGACGCCAAGCGCGTCGTCGACTTCGCGGCGGGGCTGACCTTCGGGCTGCGCGGCTCCATCGAGCGGGTGGCGACGCGGGTGTTCCTGCTGACCCCCGCGGAGTACGCGATCGTGCCGGGCGAGGTGCCCCGCTCCACGCAGGGCGGGTTCTTCAACCAGAGCTGA
- a CDS encoding S1 family peptidase: MRIKRTPPLSGTKKRLRLVAALTAALAGAALAVPASGAAQQPEGFSAATLARADDAVLAADIGGTAWGVDKKTGTLVVSVDETVTNAEVARIKRTAGADAGALRIERMKGKLQRYIDGGQAIYASGWRCSLGFNVRSGTTYYFVTAGHCTDGAGTWWSNSARTSTIGPTAGSSFPTNDYGLVRYSNTAQTHPGTVNLYNGTSQDITSAANATVGQAVKRSGSTTGVHSGSVTALNQTVNYGGGDIVYGMVRTNVCAEPGDSGGALFSGTTALGLTSGGSGNCTSGGTTFFQPVVEALNAYGVSVY; encoded by the coding sequence GTGAGGATCAAGCGCACACCCCCACTGAGCGGCACCAAGAAGCGACTGCGGCTGGTCGCCGCGCTGACCGCCGCCCTGGCCGGCGCCGCGCTCGCGGTACCGGCGTCGGGCGCCGCCCAGCAGCCCGAGGGCTTCAGCGCCGCGACCCTGGCCAGAGCCGACGACGCGGTGCTCGCCGCCGACATCGGCGGCACCGCCTGGGGCGTCGACAAGAAGACCGGCACCCTCGTCGTCAGCGTCGACGAGACGGTGACGAACGCCGAGGTGGCCCGCATCAAGCGGACCGCCGGTGCCGACGCGGGCGCCCTGCGGATCGAGCGCATGAAGGGCAAGCTCCAGCGGTACATCGACGGCGGCCAGGCCATCTACGCCTCCGGCTGGCGCTGCTCGCTCGGCTTCAACGTCCGCAGCGGCACCACGTACTACTTCGTCACCGCCGGCCACTGCACCGACGGCGCGGGCACCTGGTGGAGCAACTCCGCCCGCACCTCCACCATCGGCCCGACCGCCGGGTCGAGCTTCCCGACGAACGACTACGGGCTGGTCAGGTACAGCAACACGGCGCAGACCCACCCGGGCACCGTGAACCTGTACAACGGCACCAGCCAGGACATCACCAGCGCCGCCAACGCGACCGTCGGCCAGGCCGTCAAGCGCAGCGGCTCCACCACGGGCGTCCACAGCGGGAGCGTCACGGCGCTGAACCAGACCGTGAACTACGGCGGCGGCGACATCGTCTACGGCATGGTCCGCACGAACGTGTGCGCCGAGCCCGGCGACTCCGGCGGCGCGCTGTTCTCCGGCACGACGGCCCTCGGCCTGACGTCCGGCGGCAGCGGCAACTGCACGAGCGGCGGCACGACGTTCTTCCAGCCGGTCGTGGAGGCGCTGAACGCCTACGGGGTGAGCGTCTACTGA
- a CDS encoding slipin family protein: MIAGLIAAAVTIACLGAIYALAGARVVKQYERGLVFRLGRLRPGVRGPGFAMIVPFVDRMRKVNMQIVTLPIPAQEGITRDNVTVRVDAVVYFKVVAPADAVVQVEDYRFAVSQMAQTSLRSIIGKSELDDLLSNREKLNQGLELMIDSPAVEWGVTIDRVEIKDVSLPETMKRSMARQAEAARDRRARVINADAELQASRKLAQAAAQMSEHPAALQLRLLQTVVSVAAEKNSTLVLPFPVELLRFLERGQPGVAGPAQAPAGSPAPQAPPAAVDGAGAAADAGAGEDEDVPAPVDSIDPLRGVEQMELGDSVAPAGRPEEVDPGDTASAEELEPPRPDRADPER, encoded by the coding sequence ATGATCGCAGGACTGATCGCAGCGGCGGTGACCATCGCCTGTCTCGGGGCCATCTATGCGCTGGCCGGGGCCCGGGTGGTCAAACAGTACGAGCGGGGGTTGGTCTTCCGGCTCGGCCGGCTCAGGCCCGGTGTCCGCGGGCCCGGCTTCGCGATGATCGTCCCGTTCGTGGACCGGATGCGTAAGGTCAACATGCAGATCGTGACCCTGCCCATCCCCGCCCAGGAGGGCATCACCCGCGACAACGTGACGGTCCGCGTCGACGCGGTCGTGTACTTCAAGGTCGTGGCCCCTGCCGACGCCGTCGTGCAGGTCGAGGACTACCGCTTCGCGGTCTCCCAGATGGCCCAGACCTCGCTGCGGTCGATCATCGGCAAGAGCGAGCTGGACGACCTGCTCTCCAACCGCGAGAAGCTCAACCAGGGCCTGGAGCTGATGATCGACAGCCCGGCCGTGGAGTGGGGCGTGACCATCGACCGGGTCGAGATCAAGGACGTGTCGCTGCCCGAGACCATGAAGCGCTCCATGGCCCGGCAGGCGGAGGCGGCGCGGGACCGGCGCGCGCGGGTCATCAACGCCGATGCCGAGTTGCAGGCGTCCCGGAAGCTGGCGCAGGCGGCGGCCCAGATGTCGGAGCACCCGGCGGCGCTGCAGTTGCGGCTGCTGCAGACGGTGGTGTCGGTGGCGGCGGAGAAGAACTCGACGCTGGTGCTGCCGTTCCCGGTGGAGCTGCTGCGGTTCCTGGAGCGGGGGCAGCCGGGCGTGGCGGGGCCGGCGCAGGCACCGGCCGGCAGCCCTGCCCCTCAGGCGCCGCCGGCGGCGGTGGACGGTGCGGGGGCTGCGGCGGACGCGGGCGCGGGCGAGGACGAGGACGTGCCGGCGCCGGTGGACTCGATCGACCCGCTGCGCGGGGTGGAGCAGATGGAGCTGGGCGATTCGGTGGCCCCCGCGGGCCGGCCGGAGGAGGTGGACCCGGGAGACACCGCGTCGGCGGAGGAACTGGAGCCGCCGCGGCCGGACCGGGCGGACCCGGAGCGCTGA